The following is a genomic window from Microtus pennsylvanicus isolate mMicPen1 chromosome 3, mMicPen1.hap1, whole genome shotgun sequence.
AGCCCCTCCCAGAGGCTACCTGCTGTGTTTCAGGACAGGGGGAGCTAGCACCACAAATCGACGGTCAGACCTGGGCTGAGAGAGCACTTCGGGAGAATGAGCGCCATGCCTTCACCTGTCGGGTGGCAGGGGGATCTGCCACTCCCCGATTAGCCTGGTACTTGGATGGTCAGCTACAGGAGGCCACCACCTCAAGACTACTGAGCGTGGGTGGGGAGGCCTTCTCTGGAGGCACCAGCACGTTCACTGTCACTGCCCAGCGTGCCCAGCATGAGCTTAACTGCTCCCTGCAGGACCCAGGGAGTGGCCGGCCAGCCAACGCCTCTGTCATTCTCAATGTGCAATGTAAGTATTCCTGAAGTGGGCAAGAGGAGACGTTCCTGCACCCCCAGCTAGTGCTGAGATTCCTGGTATGCATGACACATTCAGCTTTAACAGGACATTCACAAACATTAAACACTTTGCAAATGTAGCTTGTTTTATCCTCATTGATCTTAAAagggggtttctttttttttgtctctatttTGCAAATGAGAAATTGAGGCACAAACATGTTAAACAGTCTGCCCAAGGTCAAACAGACCTTAAGAAGCAGGGCCAGGATTCAAATCTATGGATCTTTTGTCTggctttatattcttttttatttttatactttgaaACTTTCTTCAAACCTagtatgtagccaaggatgactgtgaacttctgatcttcttgcttcttcctccctagtgctaaGATCTAGGcaggtaccaccatgcctggtataaagactgaacccaggactttgcgCACATGGTAGGCAAAACACTCTACCGACTGGGCTGCAACCTTAgcccagattttaaaaattttaagcctgagtcttgctatgtatccaAAAGGGGCCTCACTGGTACTCTCCGCATCTCTGTTTCCAGAacgctgagattgcaggcatgacAACCACATGGCTTTATGCTTTGCGAggtatcaaacccaggactttgtagGCAAACACCCTTctgactgagccacacccccaagcCCCTGCCTTTCTATCTTAGTCACTGTGAATTAATGCTGTGCTGGCAGGCCCAGCTACCTGTTCCTTAATGTTCTTTCTGAGGAGATTCCTAGGCCCTTGCTCCCATCCACATTTGAGAAGACAGGGCCAGAGTGAGGGGctgtaataaaaacatattattatTCTCTGCTCTGCTTTAGTTAAACCAGAGATTGCCCAGGTTGGGGCCAAGTATCAGGAAGCTCAGGGTCCAGGCCTTCTGGTAGTCCTGTTTGCCCTGGTACGGGCCAACCCACCTGCCAATGTCACCTGGATTGACCAGGATGGACCGGTGACTGTCAATGCCTCTGACTTCCTGGTGCTGGATGCTCAGAACTATCCCTGGCTCACGAACCACACTGTGCAGCTGCAACTCCGCAGCCTGGCGCACAACCTCTCAGTGGTGGCCACCAACGATGTGGGTGTCACCAGTGCCTCGCTTCCAGAACCAGGTAAGCAATGTGCCTGCCAAACTGGTCAATCGGGCACAAAGGTCCTGGAATGGAAAGGGAGGACGTGTTGCCCTGTGGGTGGCCTTGTGGATGAGTTGTCCCCAGCCACCTTGGGCAAGGACAGAGTAGATGGAGCCATGGCATGTCAGGGTTGGGGGTACTGCCCTCTTGCAAACTAACCAGTGGACAATCTGCAGGGCTCCTGGCCACCCGAGTAGAAGTACCACTGCTGGGCATCGTTGTGGCTGGAGGGCTTGCCTTGGGCACTCTAGTGGGGTTCAGTACCTTGGTGGCCTGTCTGGTctgcaggaaagagaagaaaactaaagGTAGGGCCAGAGGCAGTGGAGGCCGAGGGTGGTGGTGAGGGGTGAGCAGCAGCAAGGGCAGCGGGCAGAGCCGGGCAGAGCCAGATAGAGCCGGGTATCTCTGACATGTGGCAGGGCACTTActtgcagggcagggcagggctggggtgagactgccTGCACTGTAGGCAGCAGGGACAGGTACTGGAGCTGTCTCTGGTCCCAGGGCCAGGCCTGGGCATCTGAGAGACTCTTGGCTCAAGGGTCGAGTCAGAATAGGCAGGGGGCAGAGC
Proteins encoded in this region:
- the Tmem25 gene encoding transmembrane protein 25 isoform X5 — protein: MELPLSQATLRHTLLLLPALLSSGQGELAPQIDGQTWAERALRENERHAFTCRVAGGSATPRLAWYLDGQLQEATTSRLLSVGGEAFSGGTSTFTVTAQRAQHELNCSLQDPGSGRPANASVILNVQFKPEIAQVGAKYQEAQGPGLLVVLFALVRANPPANVTWIDQDGPVTVNASDFLVLDAQNYPWLTNHTVQLQLRSLAHNLSVVATNDVGVTSASLPEPGLLATRVEVPLLGIVVAGGLALGTLVGFSTLVACLVCRKEKKTKGPSRRPSLISSDSNNLKVNNVRLPRENMSLPSNLQLNDLTPDLRALSWAPSHLSPNRESNRAAHGSAQQPSRASGSRAWWPPHQPRFHPASNAELHLPCVQCKQ
- the Tmem25 gene encoding transmembrane protein 25 isoform X4, which codes for MGGRASPEGDRPGGLSLTAMELPLSQATLRHTLLLLPALLSSGQGELAPQIDGQTWAERALRENERHAFTCRVAGGSATPRLAWYLDGQLQEATTSRLLSVGGEAFSGGTSTFTVTAQRAQHELNCSLQDPGSGRPANASVILNVQFKPEIAQVGAKYQEAQGPGLLVVLFALVRANPPANVTWIDQDGPVTVNASDFLVLDAQNYPWLTNHTVQLQLRSLAHNLSVVATNDVGVTSASLPEPGLLATRVEVPLLGIVVAGGLALGTLVGFSTLVACLVCRKEKKTKGPSRRPSLISSDSNNLKVNNVRLPRENMSLPSNLQLNDLTPDLRGKATERPMAQHSSRPELLEAEPGGLLTSRGFIRLPMLSYIYRVSSVSSDEIWL
- the Tmem25 gene encoding transmembrane protein 25 isoform X2, whose translation is MGGRASPEGDRPGGLSLTAMELPLSQATLRHTLLLLPALLSSGQGELAPQIDGQTWAERALRENERHAFTCRVAGGSATPRLAWYLDGQLQEATTSRLLSVGGEAFSGGTSTFTVTAQRAQHELNCSLQDPGSGRPANASVILNVQFKPEIAQVGAKYQEAQGPGLLVVLFALVRANPPANVTWIDQDGPVTVNASDFLVLDAQNYPWLTNHTVQLQLRSLAHNLSVVATNDVGVTSASLPEPGLLATRVEVPLLGIVVAGGLALGTLVGFSTLVACLVCRKEKKTKGPSRRPSLISSDSNNLKVNNVRLPRENMSLPSNLQLNDLTPDLRALSWAPSHLSPNRESNRAAHGSAQQPSRASGSRAWWPPHQPRFHPASNAELHLPCVQCKQ
- the Tmem25 gene encoding transmembrane protein 25 isoform X1 — protein: MELPLSQATLRHTLLLLPALLSSGQGELAPQIDGQTWAERALRENERHAFTCRVAGGSATPRLAWYLDGQLQEATTSRLLSVGGEAFSGGTSTFTVTAQRAQHELNCSLQDPGSGRPANASVILNVQFKPEIAQVGAKYQEAQGPGLLVVLFALVRANPPANVTWIDQDGPVTVNASDFLVLDAQNYPWLTNHTVQLQLRSLAHNLSVVATNDVGVTSASLPEPGLLATRVEVPLLGIVVAGGLALGTLVGFSTLVACLVCRKEKKTKGPSRRPSLISSDSNNLKVNNVRLPRENMSLPSNLQLNDLTPDLRGKATERPMAQHSSRPELLEAEPGGLLTSRGFIRLPMLSYIYRVSSVSSDEIWL
- the Tmem25 gene encoding transmembrane protein 25 isoform X3, encoding MLSAQVHLSAEIGKGPGGLSLTAMELPLSQATLRHTLLLLPALLSSGQGELAPQIDGQTWAERALRENERHAFTCRVAGGSATPRLAWYLDGQLQEATTSRLLSVGGEAFSGGTSTFTVTAQRAQHELNCSLQDPGSGRPANASVILNVQFKPEIAQVGAKYQEAQGPGLLVVLFALVRANPPANVTWIDQDGPVTVNASDFLVLDAQNYPWLTNHTVQLQLRSLAHNLSVVATNDVGVTSASLPEPGLLATRVEVPLLGIVVAGGLALGTLVGFSTLVACLVCRKEKKTKGPSRRPSLISSDSNNLKVNNVRLPRENMSLPSNLQLNDLTPDLRGKATERPMAQHSSRPELLEAEPGGLLTSRGFIRLPMLSYIYRVSSVSSDEIWL